In Streptomyces sp. NBC_01717, one DNA window encodes the following:
- a CDS encoding bifunctional metallophosphatase/5'-nucleotidase: MPLNRRTFLGTSAAAGAGVAMAGGVAVPAEAHGRGHGRPPKRYSFTVMGTTDLHGNVFNWDYFTDKEFDDKAHNDVGLAKISTLVDQVRAEKGRHNTLMIDAGDTIQGTQLSYYYAKIDPITAKRGPVHPMAQAMNAIGYDAAALGNHEFNYGIPVLRKFEEQCDFPLLGANALDAKTLRPAFAPYVIKRMRTPHGPDVKVAILGLTNPGIAIWDKVNVSGKMVFPGLEEQAAKFVPRLRSMGADVVIVSAHSGTSGTSSYGDQVPYVENAAALVAEQVPGIDAILVGHAHLEIPEYFVENKETGKKVVLSEPLKWGQRLTLFDFDLVWEKGRWVVERAGSQVLNSNTVAEDSKITGLLADEHKKVVAYVNQVIGSSTVAMTTAEAAWKDEPIIDLINVVQAETVKAALAGGEYASLPVLSQASCFSRTAQIPAGDVTIKDAAGLYPFENTLEARLLTGAQIKDYLEFSARYYVQTAADVPVDTAKLTNADNTPDYNYDAVSGLTYDIDIAKPNGSRIVDLSFEGKAIDPAAQFVLAVNNYRASGGGNFPHVPGAKQLWANSEEIRNTIIAWVQAKGSVDGSQFASVDWRLTRDGKPVF; encoded by the coding sequence ATGCCGCTGAACCGTAGGACGTTCCTGGGCACATCGGCTGCGGCCGGGGCCGGTGTGGCGATGGCTGGGGGTGTGGCTGTGCCTGCCGAGGCCCACGGTCGTGGTCATGGGCGTCCGCCGAAGCGGTATTCGTTCACGGTGATGGGCACGACCGATCTGCACGGGAATGTCTTCAACTGGGACTACTTCACGGACAAGGAGTTCGACGACAAGGCGCACAACGATGTGGGTCTGGCGAAGATCTCGACGTTGGTGGACCAGGTCCGTGCGGAGAAGGGCCGGCACAACACCCTGATGATCGATGCGGGTGACACGATCCAGGGCACGCAGCTGTCGTACTACTACGCGAAGATCGATCCGATCACGGCGAAGCGTGGTCCGGTGCATCCGATGGCGCAGGCGATGAACGCGATCGGGTACGACGCGGCGGCGCTGGGCAACCATGAGTTCAACTACGGCATTCCGGTGCTGCGGAAGTTCGAGGAGCAGTGTGATTTCCCGCTGCTGGGTGCGAATGCGCTGGATGCGAAGACGTTGCGGCCTGCGTTCGCTCCGTATGTGATCAAGCGGATGCGTACGCCGCACGGTCCGGATGTCAAGGTGGCGATTCTGGGTCTGACGAATCCGGGGATCGCGATCTGGGACAAGGTGAATGTCAGCGGCAAGATGGTGTTCCCGGGGCTGGAGGAGCAGGCGGCGAAGTTCGTGCCGCGACTTCGGTCCATGGGTGCGGATGTCGTGATCGTGTCGGCGCATTCGGGGACCAGTGGGACGTCGTCGTACGGTGATCAGGTTCCGTATGTGGAGAACGCGGCGGCTCTGGTGGCGGAGCAGGTGCCGGGTATCGATGCGATTCTGGTCGGCCATGCCCATCTGGAGATCCCCGAGTACTTCGTGGAGAACAAGGAGACGGGTAAGAAGGTGGTGCTCTCCGAGCCGTTGAAGTGGGGGCAGCGGTTGACGTTGTTCGACTTCGATCTGGTGTGGGAGAAGGGCCGCTGGGTGGTGGAGCGTGCGGGTTCGCAGGTGCTGAACTCGAACACGGTGGCCGAGGACTCGAAGATCACTGGTCTGCTGGCCGACGAGCACAAGAAGGTCGTGGCGTACGTCAATCAGGTCATCGGTTCGTCGACGGTGGCGATGACGACGGCGGAGGCGGCGTGGAAGGACGAGCCGATCATTGATCTGATCAATGTGGTTCAGGCGGAGACGGTGAAGGCTGCGCTGGCCGGTGGCGAGTATGCGTCGCTTCCGGTGCTGTCGCAGGCGTCGTGTTTCTCGCGTACGGCGCAGATTCCGGCCGGCGATGTGACGATCAAGGATGCGGCGGGGCTGTATCCGTTCGAGAACACGCTTGAGGCCCGGCTGTTGACGGGTGCGCAGATCAAGGACTACCTGGAGTTCTCGGCGCGGTATTACGTGCAGACGGCGGCTGATGTTCCGGTGGATACGGCGAAGTTGACGAATGCGGACAATACGCCGGACTACAACTATGACGCGGTGTCGGGTCTGACGTATGACATCGACATCGCGAAGCCGAACGGTTCGCGGATTGTGGATCTGTCGTTCGAGGGCAAGGCGATCGATCCGGCGGCTCAGTTCGTGCTGGCGGTGAACAACTATCGGGCGAGCGGTGGCGGCAACTTCCCGCATGTGCCGGGTGCGAAGCAGTTGTGGGCGAATTCGGAGGAGATCCGTAACACGATCATTGCGTGGGTGCAGGCGAAGGGTTCGGTGGATGGTTCGCAGTTCGCTTCGGTGGACTGGCGGCTGACGCGGGACGGTAAGCCGGTGTTCTAG